In Acidisarcina polymorpha, the DNA window CTATAAACAGCAACATGATCTGCAGAGCGACACTGACAATGTGAAATTGACTCAACTGCTTCTCGAGGTTCGCCATGTAAATTGCGTTATGGTCGGTGACCCGGAAGTTATGCGCCTCGGCCAGGCTGGTTCGGATCGCCCGTTCGACCGCCGCGTTGTCGCCCTTGTAATTCATCCAAATGCCGTCGAGGTACTTCGGGTCCTTGATATCACCCATGGTATTGAAAGGAATACGGATCTGCCGGTTGACATCGCTGTCAGCCTCCTGCATCTTCGGTTGCATGACGCCGATCACGGTGAAGCTGATCCCGTTCAGCCGAATCCGCTGTCCGATAGGGTACTGCCCTCCGAAGAGCTTGGTCTTCGCCTGCGAGCCGATTACCGCGACATGGGCGCGCTGCTCGTCGTCATCGGCGGTAAAGAAGCGTCCATAATCGATGTCAAGTTTCAGGATGTCTGCGGCAATTGGACGATTGCCGATGACCGTCCAGGTGAAGGAATGCAGCTCGTTCTGTACCGGAACATCTTTGGACAATTCCGGGGTGAGGTTAAGCAGGCCTGGAACGGTGTTGTTGAGGCGGTCTACGTCGTCCTGAGTGAGTCGAACCTGAACACCAGCCTTCGAGCCGCCAACCTGCTCACTGGTTCGCCCTGGAAAGACGCCCATCAAGCGGGTTCCCCACTGAGCGAAGATGGCCTCGATAGCGCGCCCGAAACCCGCGCCGTAGGCCAGCAGCAAGACCACCGTGGCAATGCCCCACGCCATGCCGACCGTGGTGATGACGGTACGCCGGCGATTGTAGACCATGGCCTCGTAGGCTTGCTTCAACAGTTCAACCAGCATTGTTTTCCTCTTGTTCGCGTCGCTACTTATTCCCTGCGGAGTGCCTCTACCGGTTCCAATGCCGCCGCCTTGCTGGCCGGATAGAGCCCGGCAAGAATTCCACTGACGCTCAGAGAAATCAAGGCAAGCGCTGCGGACCATGGCACCAATCTAGGAGGATCGAATCCTTCCACTCCCTTTCCGCCAATTGCCGCTGAGATTAAATACATGAAGAGCGCCGAGCCCCCAATCCCGATCAGGCCACTCACGCCGGTGAGCAATAGCGCCTCGAGAAAGAATTGCATCAGGATGCTCCGCTTGGTCGCGCCAATCGCCTTCCGCAAGCCGATCTCTCTCGTCCGCTCGGAGACAGAGACCAGCATGATGTTCACGATGCCCACCGCTCCCAAGGCCAGCGTCACGATCCCGACGCCACCGAGGAAGATGTCCATGGCCGTGAAGATCTTTCCGACCATCTGGTCGCTCTTGATCGTGTCCCACTCTTCAAAGGACTCCGGATCGTCAGGGCTGAATCCATGGCGCGCGGCGATAATTGAACGCGCCATCGATTTCGCCGATTCGTTTTCTCCGCGCACACGGGGCTGATATTGAATTGAGCTCAACGCATCCTGGGGAATATTCTCGCCCTTGATCGGAAACATCTCGAGCATCGTCGTGACTGGAATATAGATTTGCTGATTCCAGCCATCATCGTTCCCATGCCCGGTCTTCGCCGCCACTCCGACTACCTGAAAGCCAGTGCCATTCAGCAGTACGGTTTCGCCGACCGCCGGGCGGCCGGGAAAAAGCAGCTCCGCGCTCTTCTGCCCCAGCACCACCACGCGGCGCCGGTCGCGCAGATCGCCGTCGGTGAGAAAACGACCTACACTCATCGGCAGGAAGCGGACTGCAGGATAGTTGGGCTCAGTTCCCATCACTGAGCCTCCTGCGCTTTGATATTGACTCTGCTGCTTAATATCGCTGCGCCGGATAAGGCCCATCACCTCGCGAAAGCTGCCCGAAGCACGCATGGCGCTTTCGTCGCCGACGGTAAGATTATAGGGTCGCATGCCAGTATGCTGACTCGGCACGGCCGGGATCGTTCCGCCCCACATCATGATGACGTCATTGCCGACGCTGGCTAATTCCTTATGCTGCCCGGAGCGAAAACCTTCGCCGACACTGATGAGCAGCAGCATCGAACCGACTCCCCAGGCGATGCCGAACATGGTCAGGAACGATCGGAGCTTGTTCGCCCAGATCGCTCGCATTACCTGCCCGAATGTATCACCTAGGTTTTGCATGGAGTCAGCTTTGTCTTCATGTGCTGTTACGCGTGCCGAAGCCTTACAGTTCCGTTGTCGACTCGTAAAAATTCGCCGGTATGCTCATTCGCCGGCAAGCTCAAAAGAGCGTCCCTGCCGCCACGCTGGGTTCGGCTCGATCCATCTGGAGCTCGACGGCAAGGCCCAGCGACATCCAGAATGCCTGGACCGCTGCCAGCACCTCAGGCGCAGTGAGGCTCGTCGACGTGAGACGAACGGTTCCGCTGGTGAGTGTATTCGGCAGCACAAGGGCGATGCATCGGTCGGCGCGGTAGGTGCAGGAAGCCAGATCGGCAATGCTCAGGCTCTGGGTAGGGGTCAGAAAGGCAGAGTGCGGAGGCGCCATCCGATCCAGCAAGCTGAAGATTTCCAGCTTCGATTCAAGCTCGTCCGGAACACAGTCGATGACGAGGTCGGCGGTGCGAACTGCGTCCTCAACACTGGTCGCGAACCGCACCTTGCCATACATGCCGCCCTCGGCGGAGACCGTGCCGTCCGGTGCTCCGAGCAGCTCCGCCGCCTTTTTCAGCTTCGAGGGCAGGATGTCCTCAAGGGTGACGGCGAAGCCCTTCGCGGCAAAGAGGGCGGCCAGTTCCCTGCCCCTCGCACCGGCTCCGATTACCGCGACACTCCCGATCTTCATCGATCTCTGATCCTGCAATTACTTCATTTCCGAGAGCGTCGACAGGTCAGACTTACTTGACGCTGAGAGCAGCGAGCACACTATCCGCGTTAGGGGAGGAGTTCTTCAAATAGTCGCTGAGCCGCTGGCGTTCCTCGACCGTCAGTGTAGGCGCCAGTGCGAGAACACGCCGCAGCGTGGTAGAGACATCATCGACATAGTTCATCAATCGGATGGCTTCGCCGGAGAGTGGAGTGGCACGCGGTGGCACTTCTGGAATTGTGTTCGACATAGGGCTTCGTTATGCTCCTGTAGTGTTCCTATTTTCAGCCTTGTCGGCTCTTTCGTAAAGTTCCCCCATTCGAGCATGCCGCTCCAGGTTGTAGCATGGCTTAACTCGAGGGTTGCCGCCTCTCGCCTTTTCTGCATCTGAAGGTTTGTCATCCCGCGTCAAGCAAGTCATTGAGACCATGAAAGATTGCATAGAAAAACTCCTGCAGCAAGAGCCTCGCGTTCCGACCTCGACCTACCGTGTACAGATGCACGCACACTTCACCTTTGAGAATGCTCAAGCAATCGTTCCATACTTGAAAGAGCTGGGCATAGGAGATTTTTACTCGTCGCCCTTCTTTGAGGCTCGACCCGGCAGCATGCATGGTTATGACGTCACGCGCCACGACCGGCTCAACCCTGAACTCGGCGGGAGCGAGGAGTTTGAACGTTTTTCCGCTTCTCTTAAGTCCGCCGGTCTTGGACTGCTGCTGGATATCGTGCCCAACCACATGGGCATCGGCAATGATTCGCGTTGGTGGCAGGACGTGCTAGAGAACGGTCGCGCCTCCGAGTTCGCAGCCTACTTCGACATTGATTGGGATCCGGCAAAACCGGATATGTGGAACAAGCTCCTGCTGCCAATCCTGGGAAAGCAGTATGGAGAAGAACTCGAAAGCAAGAATATC includes these proteins:
- a CDS encoding ABC transporter permease; translation: MLVELLKQAYEAMVYNRRRTVITTVGMAWGIATVVLLLAYGAGFGRAIEAIFAQWGTRLMGVFPGRTSEQVGGSKAGVQVRLTQDDVDRLNNTVPGLLNLTPELSKDVPVQNELHSFTWTVIGNRPIAADILKLDIDYGRFFTADDDEQRAHVAVIGSQAKTKLFGGQYPIGQRIRLNGISFTVIGVMQPKMQEADSDVNRQIRIPFNTMGDIKDPKYLDGIWMNYKGDNAAVERAIRTSLAEAHNFRVTDHNAIYMANLEKQLSQFHIVSVALQIMLLFIGALTLGIAGIGLMNIMLVAVQQRTKEIGIEKALGARKRHILVQFLAESLVITSLGGAAGIALAYAVSIGVGRITFYSAMASHATDADIQLLISPTIVIVATGILVVVGVVSGMVPALKAANLNPIEALRYE
- a CDS encoding ABC transporter permease, giving the protein MQNLGDTFGQVMRAIWANKLRSFLTMFGIAWGVGSMLLLISVGEGFRSGQHKELASVGNDVIMMWGGTIPAVPSQHTGMRPYNLTVGDESAMRASGSFREVMGLIRRSDIKQQSQYQSAGGSVMGTEPNYPAVRFLPMSVGRFLTDGDLRDRRRVVVLGQKSAELLFPGRPAVGETVLLNGTGFQVVGVAAKTGHGNDDGWNQQIYIPVTTMLEMFPIKGENIPQDALSSIQYQPRVRGENESAKSMARSIIAARHGFSPDDPESFEEWDTIKSDQMVGKIFTAMDIFLGGVGIVTLALGAVGIVNIMLVSVSERTREIGLRKAIGATKRSILMQFFLEALLLTGVSGLIGIGGSALFMYLISAAIGGKGVEGFDPPRLVPWSAALALISLSVSGILAGLYPASKAAALEPVEALRRE
- a CDS encoding 3-hydroxyacyl-CoA dehydrogenase NAD-binding domain-containing protein, which translates into the protein MKIGSVAVIGAGARGRELAALFAAKGFAVTLEDILPSKLKKAAELLGAPDGTVSAEGGMYGKVRFATSVEDAVRTADLVIDCVPDELESKLEIFSLLDRMAPPHSAFLTPTQSLSIADLASCTYRADRCIALVLPNTLTSGTVRLTSTSLTAPEVLAAVQAFWMSLGLAVELQMDRAEPSVAAGTLF